Proteins encoded together in one Calonectris borealis chromosome W, bCalBor7.hap1.2, whole genome shotgun sequence window:
- the LOC142075070 gene encoding E3 SUMO-protein ligase PIAS2 isoform X5 produces the protein MADFEELRNMVSSFRVSELQVLLGFAGRNKSGRKHDLLMRALHLLKSGCSPAVQIKIRELYRRRYPRTIEGLSDLSAIKPAVFNLDNSSSPVEPDLAVAGIHPLPSTSVTPQSPSSPVSSVLLQDTKPHFEMQQPSPPIPPVHPDVQLKSLPFYDVLDVLIKPTSLVQSSIQRFQEKFFIFALTPQQVREICISRDFLPGGRRDYTVQVQLRLCLAETSCPQEDNYPNSLCIKVNGKLFPLPGYAPPPKNGIEQKRPGRPLNITSLVRLSSAVPNQISISWASEIGKNYSMSVYLVRQLTSAMLLQRLKMKGIRNPDHSRALIKEKLTADPDSEIATTSLRVSLMCPLGKMRLTIPCRAVTCTHLQCFDAALYLQMNEKKPTWICPVCDKKAAYESLILDGLFMEILNECSDVDEIKFQEDGSWCPMRPKKEAVKVSSPQCTKIESSSVVSKPCSVTVASEVNKKKVDVIDLTIESSSDEEEDPPAKRKCIFMSETQGSPTKGVLMYQPSTVRVPSVTTVDAAAIPPSLTDYPVPFHHPPISSISSDLPDIP, from the exons AATATGGTATCAAGTTTTCGTGTTTCTGAACTACAAGTGTTGTTGGGGTTTGCTGGACGTAATAAAAGCGGGCGGAAACATGACCTCCTGATGAGGGCACTGCACTTACTGAAGAGTGGCTGCAGCCCGGCAGTTCAGATAAAAATCCGAGAACTTTATAGGCGTCGGTACCCAAGGACGATTGAAGGACTTTCGGACTTATCAGCTATAAAACCTGCGGTTTTCAATTTGGACAATAGTTCCTCTCCTGTCGAGCCTGACCTGGCTGTTGCTGGCATTCACCCACTCCCTTCTACTTCAGTCACGCCTCagtctccttcctcgcctgtcagTTCTGTGCTCCTCCAAGACACTAAGCCCCACTTTGAGATGCAGCAGCCATCCCCTCCGATTCCACCCGTTCATCCCGATGTTCAACTGAAAAGCTTACCTTTTTACGATGTGCTTGATGTGCTCATAAAACCTACAAGTCTAG tacagAGCAGTATTCAGAGGTTCCAAGAGAAGttttttatctttgctttaaCACCTCAGCAGGTCagagaaatctgtatttccag GGACTTCTTGCCAGGGGGCAGGAGAGATTACACAGTCCAAGTTCAGCTAAG GTTATGCCTAGCAGAGACAAGCTGCCCTCAAGAAGATAATTACCCTAATAGTTTGTGTATTAAAGTAAATGGGAAGCTGTTTCCGTTGCCG GGATATGCTCCACCGCCAAAAAATGGAATTGAACAGAAGCGACCTGGGCGCCCTTTGAATATAACATCTCTAGTTAGGTTGTCATCAGCAGTGCCAAACCAGATTTCCATTTCCTGGGCTTCTGAAATTGGAAAG AATTACTCCATGTCTGTGTATCTCGTTCGTCAGCTCACTTCAGCTATGCTTTTGCAGAGGTTAAAAATGAAAGGTATCAGAAACCCCGATCATTCCAGAGCACTAA ttaaaGAAAAACTAACTGCAGATCCTGATAGTGAGATTGCCACAACCAGTCTGCGGGTATCTCTGATGTGTCCT ctgggaaaaaTGAGACTGACAATCCCATGCCGGGCTGTTACTTGCACACACCTGCAATGTTTTGATGCTGCTCTTTATCttcaaatgaatgaaaagaagcCTACCTGGATCTGCCCTGTCTGTGACAAAAAGGCAGCTTATGAGAGCCTAATATTAGATGG gctCTTTATGGAAATTCTTAATGAATGTTCAGATGTGGATGAGATCAAATTCCAAGAAGATGGCTCCTGGTGCCCCATGAGGccaaagaaagaagctgtgaaaGTCTCAAGTCCACAGTGCACCAAAATAGAAA GTTCCAGTGTTGTTAGCAAACCGTGTTCTGTGACGGTGGCCAGTGAGGTAAACAAGAAGAAAGTTGATGTTATTGACTTGACAATAGAAAGCTCTTCTGATGAAGAGGAAGATCCTCCTGCCAAAAGGAAGTGCATATTTATGTCTGAAACACAAGGAAGCCCAACCAAAGG GGTTCTCATGTATCAGCCATCTACTGTCAGAGTGCCCAGCGTGACAACGGTCGATGCTGCTGCTATTCCTCCTTCATTAACAGACTACCCAGTACCATTCCATCATCCACCAATATCCAGTATTTCATCAGACTTGCCAG ACATACCCTAA
- the LOC142075070 gene encoding E3 SUMO-protein ligase PIAS2 isoform X2 codes for MADFEELRNMVSSFRVSELQVLLGFAGRNKSGRKHDLLMRALHLLKSGCSPAVQIKIRELYRRRYPRTIEGLSDLSAIKPAVFNLDNSSSPVEPDLAVAGIHPLPSTSVTPQSPSSPVSSVLLQDTKPHFEMQQPSPPIPPVHPDVQLKSLPFYDVLDVLIKPTSLVQSSIQRFQEKFFIFALTPQQVREICISRDFLPGGRRDYTVQVQLRLCLAETSCPQEDNYPNSLCIKVNGKLFPLPGYAPPPKNGIEQKRPGRPLNITSLVRLSSAVPNQISISWASEIGKNYSMSVYLVRQLTSAMLLQRLKMKGIRNPDHSRALIKEKLTADPDSEIATTSLRVSLMCPLGKMRLTIPCRAVTCTHLQCFDAALYLQMNEKKPTWICPVCDKKAAYESLILDGLFMEILNECSDVDEIKFQEDGSWCPMRPKKEAVKVSSPQCTKIESSSVVSKPCSVTVASEVNKKKVDVIDLTIESSSDEEEDPPAKRKCIFMSETQGSPTKGVLMYQPSTVRVPSVTTVDAAAIPPSLTDYPVPFHHPPISSISSDLPGLDFLSLIPVDSQSHLNLNKQHAWQHHHLHQSPREQHAR; via the exons AATATGGTATCAAGTTTTCGTGTTTCTGAACTACAAGTGTTGTTGGGGTTTGCTGGACGTAATAAAAGCGGGCGGAAACATGACCTCCTGATGAGGGCACTGCACTTACTGAAGAGTGGCTGCAGCCCGGCAGTTCAGATAAAAATCCGAGAACTTTATAGGCGTCGGTACCCAAGGACGATTGAAGGACTTTCGGACTTATCAGCTATAAAACCTGCGGTTTTCAATTTGGACAATAGTTCCTCTCCTGTCGAGCCTGACCTGGCTGTTGCTGGCATTCACCCACTCCCTTCTACTTCAGTCACGCCTCagtctccttcctcgcctgtcagTTCTGTGCTCCTCCAAGACACTAAGCCCCACTTTGAGATGCAGCAGCCATCCCCTCCGATTCCACCCGTTCATCCCGATGTTCAACTGAAAAGCTTACCTTTTTACGATGTGCTTGATGTGCTCATAAAACCTACAAGTCTAG tacagAGCAGTATTCAGAGGTTCCAAGAGAAGttttttatctttgctttaaCACCTCAGCAGGTCagagaaatctgtatttccag GGACTTCTTGCCAGGGGGCAGGAGAGATTACACAGTCCAAGTTCAGCTAAG GTTATGCCTAGCAGAGACAAGCTGCCCTCAAGAAGATAATTACCCTAATAGTTTGTGTATTAAAGTAAATGGGAAGCTGTTTCCGTTGCCG GGATATGCTCCACCGCCAAAAAATGGAATTGAACAGAAGCGACCTGGGCGCCCTTTGAATATAACATCTCTAGTTAGGTTGTCATCAGCAGTGCCAAACCAGATTTCCATTTCCTGGGCTTCTGAAATTGGAAAG AATTACTCCATGTCTGTGTATCTCGTTCGTCAGCTCACTTCAGCTATGCTTTTGCAGAGGTTAAAAATGAAAGGTATCAGAAACCCCGATCATTCCAGAGCACTAA ttaaaGAAAAACTAACTGCAGATCCTGATAGTGAGATTGCCACAACCAGTCTGCGGGTATCTCTGATGTGTCCT ctgggaaaaaTGAGACTGACAATCCCATGCCGGGCTGTTACTTGCACACACCTGCAATGTTTTGATGCTGCTCTTTATCttcaaatgaatgaaaagaagcCTACCTGGATCTGCCCTGTCTGTGACAAAAAGGCAGCTTATGAGAGCCTAATATTAGATGG gctCTTTATGGAAATTCTTAATGAATGTTCAGATGTGGATGAGATCAAATTCCAAGAAGATGGCTCCTGGTGCCCCATGAGGccaaagaaagaagctgtgaaaGTCTCAAGTCCACAGTGCACCAAAATAGAAA GTTCCAGTGTTGTTAGCAAACCGTGTTCTGTGACGGTGGCCAGTGAGGTAAACAAGAAGAAAGTTGATGTTATTGACTTGACAATAGAAAGCTCTTCTGATGAAGAGGAAGATCCTCCTGCCAAAAGGAAGTGCATATTTATGTCTGAAACACAAGGAAGCCCAACCAAAGG GGTTCTCATGTATCAGCCATCTACTGTCAGAGTGCCCAGCGTGACAACGGTCGATGCTGCTGCTATTCCTCCTTCATTAACAGACTACCCAGTACCATTCCATCATCCACCAATATCCAGTATTTCATCAGACTTGCCAG GTCTGGATTTTCTTTCACTCATCCCAGTTGATTCACAG TCTCACCTCAACCTTAACAAGCAGCACGCCTGGCAGCATCATCACCTCCACCAGTCACCACGAGAGCAGCACGCACGTTAG
- the LOC142075070 gene encoding E3 SUMO-protein ligase PIAS2 isoform X3, which produces MADFEELRNMVSSFRVSELQVLLGFAGRNKSGRKHDLLMRALHLLKSGCSPAVQIKIRELYRRRYPRTIEGLSDLSAIKPAVFNLDNSSSPVEPDLAVAGIHPLPSTSVTPQSPSSPVSSVLLQDTKPHFEMQQPSPPIPPVHPDVQLKSLPFYDVLDVLIKPTSLVQSSIQRFQEKFFIFALTPQQVREICISRDFLPGGRRDYTVQVQLRLCLAETSCPQEDNYPNSLCIKVNGKLFPLPGYAPPPKNGIEQKRPGRPLNITSLVRLSSAVPNQISISWASEIGKNYSMSVYLVRQLTSAMLLQRLKMKGIRNPDHSRALIKEKLTADPDSEIATTSLRVSLMCPLGKMRLTIPCRAVTCTHLQCFDAALYLQMNEKKPTWICPVCDKKAAYESLILDGLFMEILNECSDVDEIKFQEDGSWCPMRPKKEAVKVSSPQCTKIESSSVVSKPCSVTVASEVNKKKVDVIDLTIESSSDEEEDPPAKRKCIFMSETQGSPTKGVLMYQPSTVRVPSVTTVDAAAIPPSLTDYPVPFHHPPISSISSDLPGLDFLSLIPVDSQKTTVIDSTVELTFWCLKNKG; this is translated from the exons AATATGGTATCAAGTTTTCGTGTTTCTGAACTACAAGTGTTGTTGGGGTTTGCTGGACGTAATAAAAGCGGGCGGAAACATGACCTCCTGATGAGGGCACTGCACTTACTGAAGAGTGGCTGCAGCCCGGCAGTTCAGATAAAAATCCGAGAACTTTATAGGCGTCGGTACCCAAGGACGATTGAAGGACTTTCGGACTTATCAGCTATAAAACCTGCGGTTTTCAATTTGGACAATAGTTCCTCTCCTGTCGAGCCTGACCTGGCTGTTGCTGGCATTCACCCACTCCCTTCTACTTCAGTCACGCCTCagtctccttcctcgcctgtcagTTCTGTGCTCCTCCAAGACACTAAGCCCCACTTTGAGATGCAGCAGCCATCCCCTCCGATTCCACCCGTTCATCCCGATGTTCAACTGAAAAGCTTACCTTTTTACGATGTGCTTGATGTGCTCATAAAACCTACAAGTCTAG tacagAGCAGTATTCAGAGGTTCCAAGAGAAGttttttatctttgctttaaCACCTCAGCAGGTCagagaaatctgtatttccag GGACTTCTTGCCAGGGGGCAGGAGAGATTACACAGTCCAAGTTCAGCTAAG GTTATGCCTAGCAGAGACAAGCTGCCCTCAAGAAGATAATTACCCTAATAGTTTGTGTATTAAAGTAAATGGGAAGCTGTTTCCGTTGCCG GGATATGCTCCACCGCCAAAAAATGGAATTGAACAGAAGCGACCTGGGCGCCCTTTGAATATAACATCTCTAGTTAGGTTGTCATCAGCAGTGCCAAACCAGATTTCCATTTCCTGGGCTTCTGAAATTGGAAAG AATTACTCCATGTCTGTGTATCTCGTTCGTCAGCTCACTTCAGCTATGCTTTTGCAGAGGTTAAAAATGAAAGGTATCAGAAACCCCGATCATTCCAGAGCACTAA ttaaaGAAAAACTAACTGCAGATCCTGATAGTGAGATTGCCACAACCAGTCTGCGGGTATCTCTGATGTGTCCT ctgggaaaaaTGAGACTGACAATCCCATGCCGGGCTGTTACTTGCACACACCTGCAATGTTTTGATGCTGCTCTTTATCttcaaatgaatgaaaagaagcCTACCTGGATCTGCCCTGTCTGTGACAAAAAGGCAGCTTATGAGAGCCTAATATTAGATGG gctCTTTATGGAAATTCTTAATGAATGTTCAGATGTGGATGAGATCAAATTCCAAGAAGATGGCTCCTGGTGCCCCATGAGGccaaagaaagaagctgtgaaaGTCTCAAGTCCACAGTGCACCAAAATAGAAA GTTCCAGTGTTGTTAGCAAACCGTGTTCTGTGACGGTGGCCAGTGAGGTAAACAAGAAGAAAGTTGATGTTATTGACTTGACAATAGAAAGCTCTTCTGATGAAGAGGAAGATCCTCCTGCCAAAAGGAAGTGCATATTTATGTCTGAAACACAAGGAAGCCCAACCAAAGG GGTTCTCATGTATCAGCCATCTACTGTCAGAGTGCCCAGCGTGACAACGGTCGATGCTGCTGCTATTCCTCCTTCATTAACAGACTACCCAGTACCATTCCATCATCCACCAATATCCAGTATTTCATCAGACTTGCCAG GTCTGGATTTTCTTTCACTCATCCCAGTTGATTCACAG AAGACAACAGTAATAGACTCTACTGTGGAGTTGACTTTCTGGTGCCTTAAAAACAAAGGATGA
- the LOC142075070 gene encoding E3 SUMO-protein ligase PIAS2 isoform X4: protein MADFEELRNMVSSFRVSELQVLLGFAGRNKSGRKHDLLMRALHLLKSGCSPAVQIKIRELYRRRYPRTIEGLSDLSAIKPAVFNLDNSSSPVEPDLAVAGIHPLPSTSVTPQSPSSPVSSVLLQDTKPHFEMQQPSPPIPPVHPDVQLKSLPFYDVLDVLIKPTSLVQSSIQRFQEKFFIFALTPQQVREICISRDFLPGGRRDYTVQVQLRLCLAETSCPQEDNYPNSLCIKVNGKLFPLPGYAPPPKNGIEQKRPGRPLNITSLVRLSSAVPNQISISWASEIGKNYSMSVYLVRQLTSAMLLQRLKMKGIRNPDHSRALIKEKLTADPDSEIATTSLRVSLMCPLGKMRLTIPCRAVTCTHLQCFDAALYLQMNEKKPTWICPVCDKKAAYESLILDGLFMEILNECSDVDEIKFQEDGSWCPMRPKKEAVKVSSPQCTKIESSSVVSKPCSVTVASEVNKKKVDVIDLTIESSSDEEEDPPAKRKCIFMSETQGSPTKGVLMYQPSTVRVPSVTTVDAAAIPPSLTDYPVPFHHPPISSISSDLPDTKRG, encoded by the exons AATATGGTATCAAGTTTTCGTGTTTCTGAACTACAAGTGTTGTTGGGGTTTGCTGGACGTAATAAAAGCGGGCGGAAACATGACCTCCTGATGAGGGCACTGCACTTACTGAAGAGTGGCTGCAGCCCGGCAGTTCAGATAAAAATCCGAGAACTTTATAGGCGTCGGTACCCAAGGACGATTGAAGGACTTTCGGACTTATCAGCTATAAAACCTGCGGTTTTCAATTTGGACAATAGTTCCTCTCCTGTCGAGCCTGACCTGGCTGTTGCTGGCATTCACCCACTCCCTTCTACTTCAGTCACGCCTCagtctccttcctcgcctgtcagTTCTGTGCTCCTCCAAGACACTAAGCCCCACTTTGAGATGCAGCAGCCATCCCCTCCGATTCCACCCGTTCATCCCGATGTTCAACTGAAAAGCTTACCTTTTTACGATGTGCTTGATGTGCTCATAAAACCTACAAGTCTAG tacagAGCAGTATTCAGAGGTTCCAAGAGAAGttttttatctttgctttaaCACCTCAGCAGGTCagagaaatctgtatttccag GGACTTCTTGCCAGGGGGCAGGAGAGATTACACAGTCCAAGTTCAGCTAAG GTTATGCCTAGCAGAGACAAGCTGCCCTCAAGAAGATAATTACCCTAATAGTTTGTGTATTAAAGTAAATGGGAAGCTGTTTCCGTTGCCG GGATATGCTCCACCGCCAAAAAATGGAATTGAACAGAAGCGACCTGGGCGCCCTTTGAATATAACATCTCTAGTTAGGTTGTCATCAGCAGTGCCAAACCAGATTTCCATTTCCTGGGCTTCTGAAATTGGAAAG AATTACTCCATGTCTGTGTATCTCGTTCGTCAGCTCACTTCAGCTATGCTTTTGCAGAGGTTAAAAATGAAAGGTATCAGAAACCCCGATCATTCCAGAGCACTAA ttaaaGAAAAACTAACTGCAGATCCTGATAGTGAGATTGCCACAACCAGTCTGCGGGTATCTCTGATGTGTCCT ctgggaaaaaTGAGACTGACAATCCCATGCCGGGCTGTTACTTGCACACACCTGCAATGTTTTGATGCTGCTCTTTATCttcaaatgaatgaaaagaagcCTACCTGGATCTGCCCTGTCTGTGACAAAAAGGCAGCTTATGAGAGCCTAATATTAGATGG gctCTTTATGGAAATTCTTAATGAATGTTCAGATGTGGATGAGATCAAATTCCAAGAAGATGGCTCCTGGTGCCCCATGAGGccaaagaaagaagctgtgaaaGTCTCAAGTCCACAGTGCACCAAAATAGAAA GTTCCAGTGTTGTTAGCAAACCGTGTTCTGTGACGGTGGCCAGTGAGGTAAACAAGAAGAAAGTTGATGTTATTGACTTGACAATAGAAAGCTCTTCTGATGAAGAGGAAGATCCTCCTGCCAAAAGGAAGTGCATATTTATGTCTGAAACACAAGGAAGCCCAACCAAAGG GGTTCTCATGTATCAGCCATCTACTGTCAGAGTGCCCAGCGTGACAACGGTCGATGCTGCTGCTATTCCTCCTTCATTAACAGACTACCCAGTACCATTCCATCATCCACCAATATCCAGTATTTCATCAGACTTGCCAG ACACAAAACGGGGATGA
- the LOC142075070 gene encoding E3 SUMO-protein ligase PIAS2 isoform X1 has product MADFEELRNMVSSFRVSELQVLLGFAGRNKSGRKHDLLMRALHLLKSGCSPAVQIKIRELYRRRYPRTIEGLSDLSAIKPAVFNLDNSSSPVEPDLAVAGIHPLPSTSVTPQSPSSPVSSVLLQDTKPHFEMQQPSPPIPPVHPDVQLKSLPFYDVLDVLIKPTSLVQSSIQRFQEKFFIFALTPQQVREICISRDFLPGGRRDYTVQVQLRLCLAETSCPQEDNYPNSLCIKVNGKLFPLPGYAPPPKNGIEQKRPGRPLNITSLVRLSSAVPNQISISWASEIGKNYSMSVYLVRQLTSAMLLQRLKMKGIRNPDHSRALIKEKLTADPDSEIATTSLRVSLMCPLGKMRLTIPCRAVTCTHLQCFDAALYLQMNEKKPTWICPVCDKKAAYESLILDGLFMEILNECSDVDEIKFQEDGSWCPMRPKKEAVKVSSPQCTKIESSSVVSKPCSVTVASEVNKKKVDVIDLTIESSSDEEEDPPAKRKCIFMSETQGSPTKGVLMYQPSTVRVPSVTTVDAAAIPPSLTDYPVPFHHPPISSISSDLPGLDFLSLIPVDSQYCPPMFLDSLTSTLTSSTPGSIITSTSHHESSTHVSSSSRSETGVITSSGGSAPDIISLD; this is encoded by the exons AATATGGTATCAAGTTTTCGTGTTTCTGAACTACAAGTGTTGTTGGGGTTTGCTGGACGTAATAAAAGCGGGCGGAAACATGACCTCCTGATGAGGGCACTGCACTTACTGAAGAGTGGCTGCAGCCCGGCAGTTCAGATAAAAATCCGAGAACTTTATAGGCGTCGGTACCCAAGGACGATTGAAGGACTTTCGGACTTATCAGCTATAAAACCTGCGGTTTTCAATTTGGACAATAGTTCCTCTCCTGTCGAGCCTGACCTGGCTGTTGCTGGCATTCACCCACTCCCTTCTACTTCAGTCACGCCTCagtctccttcctcgcctgtcagTTCTGTGCTCCTCCAAGACACTAAGCCCCACTTTGAGATGCAGCAGCCATCCCCTCCGATTCCACCCGTTCATCCCGATGTTCAACTGAAAAGCTTACCTTTTTACGATGTGCTTGATGTGCTCATAAAACCTACAAGTCTAG tacagAGCAGTATTCAGAGGTTCCAAGAGAAGttttttatctttgctttaaCACCTCAGCAGGTCagagaaatctgtatttccag GGACTTCTTGCCAGGGGGCAGGAGAGATTACACAGTCCAAGTTCAGCTAAG GTTATGCCTAGCAGAGACAAGCTGCCCTCAAGAAGATAATTACCCTAATAGTTTGTGTATTAAAGTAAATGGGAAGCTGTTTCCGTTGCCG GGATATGCTCCACCGCCAAAAAATGGAATTGAACAGAAGCGACCTGGGCGCCCTTTGAATATAACATCTCTAGTTAGGTTGTCATCAGCAGTGCCAAACCAGATTTCCATTTCCTGGGCTTCTGAAATTGGAAAG AATTACTCCATGTCTGTGTATCTCGTTCGTCAGCTCACTTCAGCTATGCTTTTGCAGAGGTTAAAAATGAAAGGTATCAGAAACCCCGATCATTCCAGAGCACTAA ttaaaGAAAAACTAACTGCAGATCCTGATAGTGAGATTGCCACAACCAGTCTGCGGGTATCTCTGATGTGTCCT ctgggaaaaaTGAGACTGACAATCCCATGCCGGGCTGTTACTTGCACACACCTGCAATGTTTTGATGCTGCTCTTTATCttcaaatgaatgaaaagaagcCTACCTGGATCTGCCCTGTCTGTGACAAAAAGGCAGCTTATGAGAGCCTAATATTAGATGG gctCTTTATGGAAATTCTTAATGAATGTTCAGATGTGGATGAGATCAAATTCCAAGAAGATGGCTCCTGGTGCCCCATGAGGccaaagaaagaagctgtgaaaGTCTCAAGTCCACAGTGCACCAAAATAGAAA GTTCCAGTGTTGTTAGCAAACCGTGTTCTGTGACGGTGGCCAGTGAGGTAAACAAGAAGAAAGTTGATGTTATTGACTTGACAATAGAAAGCTCTTCTGATGAAGAGGAAGATCCTCCTGCCAAAAGGAAGTGCATATTTATGTCTGAAACACAAGGAAGCCCAACCAAAGG GGTTCTCATGTATCAGCCATCTACTGTCAGAGTGCCCAGCGTGACAACGGTCGATGCTGCTGCTATTCCTCCTTCATTAACAGACTACCCAGTACCATTCCATCATCCACCAATATCCAGTATTTCATCAGACTTGCCAG GTCTGGATTTTCTTTCACTCATCCCAGTTGATTCACAG TACTGTCCTCCTATGTTTTTGGATAGTCTCACCTCAACCTTAACAAGCAGCACGCCTGGCAGCATCATCACCTCCACCAGTCACCACGAGAGCAGCACGCACGTTAGCTCCTCCAGCAGGAGCGAGACGGGAGTGATAaccagcagcggcggcagcgctcCCGACATCATCTCGCTGGACTGA